AGGAAAACCACCTGTCAGCATCTTCGCTAATTTGTCCGTGCTTTTTTCATCCCACCCTAATTGGGTAACGCCACACAAATCGTGATCAAACGAAACCGTTTCTGCTGCTTGTTCAATAAACTGACGGGAGAACAGAAATGCCGGTGCAAAGAAGCGTGAAAGGGCATCGTCACTGCCATTTAACAGTGGATACACTGCGCCTTGTCGGTTACCAGAAGCAGCAAATCCAGGCTTGTCGTGTTCGCAATAAAGGGTGACTGATTTTCCACGACGTACCAGTGAAAGTGCCAAGGTGGCGCTCGCCACACCGCCACCAATAATGGCAATGTCATTGCTGTTTTGTGGTGCGGTACGTTTATACCAGGGGGCCTGTTGGAGTGGTTGGTTGCGTTCGACCATGGTGCCGATAATCATGTCGCGCTTGGTGCCATAGCCCTTGGCTTTCTTCATTTCAAAGCCTGCGTCAATTAAGCCGCGACGCACAAAGCCTGCGGCGGTAAAAGTGGCTACGGTACATTCCTGTTTAGCCAGTCTTGCCATGCCGTCGAACAGCGTCTGACTCCACATTTCAGGGTTCTTGCTGGGGGCAAAGCCGTCCAGAAACCAGCAATCCACAATACCGTCATCAGACGTCCACACTTGTGGCATACAGTCTTTGATATCGCCGAACCACAAGTCCAGCGTGATCATGCCATCTGCCAGTACCAAACGGTGGCAGCCAGAAACCGCTGCTGGGTAGTGTTTGCGCAGAGCTTTGGCGAAATCCGCCAACTCTGGCCAGGCTGCGTGGGCTTTTTCTAAATCACTCACGGAGACCGGGAACTTCTCAAAGCTGATGAAATGAAGCTGGTTGACTTGAGCCTCAGGGTTTTCCTTTCGGAATTGGGCAAACCACTGCCACACAGCCAGGAAGTTAAGGCCTGTACCAAATCCGGTTTCCGCAATCACGAATCGGTCATGTGAAAAGGTATCCCAGCGGTTTGGTAGCTGGTTTTGCTGCAGGAACACGTAGCGCGTTTCTTCCAGACCATTGGCATTGGAAAAGTAAACATCATCAAAGTTGTCAGAGACCGGTGTTCCGGCGTCATTCCAGTGAATTTGGGCGTGTTCAATACGGGTTTGGGTCACAAGCCTTACCTTAATAAAAACGGGGTTTGCACGTCGAGCGCGGATTCTATCGCCAATTCGACGGAATATACAGAACCGACAACGGGTCTGTGTCAGTATGTGAAAAATTTCAGCTTACACCTGTACTCTAGGAAAGCTGACCACTTAGGCGTATCAAAACCGCTATCATCGGTGCGAACTCGAATTGTAGGAACAAAAGATGAAACGAGCCGTAATTACAGGTATGGGAATTGTTTCCAGCATCGGTAACAACGTTAAAGAAGTGCTGGAGTCATTAAAGACGGGTAAATCAGGGATTAGCTTTTCCCAACAGTTCGCAGACATGAAGCTTCGCAGTAATGTCTGGGGTGATTTAAAGCTCAATCCTGCTGATCACATTGATCGCAAAAAGTTTCGTTTTATGGGCGATGCTGCGGGCTTCGCTTATCTGTCAATGGAACAGGCTATCGAAGATGCCGGTTTGACAGAAGATATGGTGTCTAATGACCGCACCGGTCTGGTTGCCGGTTCTGGTGGCGCATCTTCAATTAACCAAGTTGCAGCCACAGACACATTACGTGAGAAAGGCGTAAAACGTGTTGGTCCTTACATGGTGCCACGTACCATGTCTTCAACGGTTTCAGCTTGTCTGGCAACACCATTCAAAATCCGTGGTGTGAACTACACCATGAGCTCTGCGTGTGCGACATCAGCACACTGTATTGGCCACGCTGTTGAACTGATTCAACTGGGCAAGCAAGACGTTGTTTTTGCAGGTGGTGGTGAAGAGCTTGACTGGTCACTGACCATGATGTTTGACGCCATGGGCGCGCTGTCGACCAAATACAACGATAACCCAGAAAAAGCATCACGTACCTACGACGCAGACCGCGATGGTTTCGTTATCTCTGGTGGTGGCGGCATGATGGTTATCGAAGAGCTTGAGCATGCGCTGGCGCGTGGTGCGAAAATCTACGGTGAAATCGTGGGCTACGGTGCAACGTCAGATGGCTATGACATGGTAGCGCCATCAGGTGAAGGTGCGATTCGCTGTATGAAGATGGCGATGCAGGACGTAGAACAAATCGATTACATCAACACTCACGGCACCTCTACGCCAGTGGGTGATGTGAAAGAACTGGGCGCGATTCAGGAAGTGTTCGGCAACAACAGCCCTGCCATTTCTGCAACCAAAGCCATGACTGGTCACGCACTGGGTGCGGCGGGTGTTCACGAAGCGATTTACTCCACCATCATGCTGGAAAACAACTTCGTTGCACCAAGCATCAACATTGAAAATCTGGATCCAGCAGCTGAAGGTCTGGATATCGTGTCGGAAACCCGTGAAGTAGAGCTGAAGACAGTCATGTCTAACAGCTTTGGCTTCGGTGGTACCAACGCCACGCTGGTTATCAAAAAATACGAGGGATAAGCGTCTCACTTGTCCCCAGGGTCTGCTGGTTGTCACAGGTAAACAGGCCCTCTAGTTTTCCGGGACGTTGGCTTTATGCCCACAACAGACGCAGGTTTAGATCGTTGAGAGCCGATCTCTACCTTTCAGATCCTGGATTTTGCCCGGCCAATTGGCCGGGTTTTTTCGTTTTATCTGGCGCAGAAAACCGTCACAATAGCGCCAATGGAATAAATGTAAGAGTAAACGCACTTGAACATTCTGATTGATGAAAATATGCCGTATGCCGCTGAGCTGTTCAGCAAGCTGGGTACGGTTACCGCAAAAGCAGGTCGTACCCTGACAGCAGAAGACTTGATTGACGTTGATGCGTTGATGATTCGCTCCGTCACCAAGGTTGACGAAGCGCTGCTGGAAAAAGCCAATAAGCTGAAGTTTGTCGGCACGGCAACCGCAGGCACCGACCATGTTGATGCGGAGCTGCTTGCCAGCAAAGGCATCTTCTTTACTGCTGCGCCTGGCTGTAACAAAGTGGGTGTGGCTGAATACGTAATAAGCGCGCTGTTGGTGCTGAGTCAACAACAGGGCTTTTCTATTGCTGACCGTAAAGTTGGCATTGTGGGCGCAGGTCAGGTGGGAAGCTACCTGTCGAAGTGTCTGTCAGCGCTCAGCATTCCGCACCTTTTGTGTGACCCGCTCAAACAAGCGG
The nucleotide sequence above comes from Grimontia kaedaensis. Encoded proteins:
- the fabB gene encoding beta-ketoacyl-ACP synthase I, which codes for MKRAVITGMGIVSSIGNNVKEVLESLKTGKSGISFSQQFADMKLRSNVWGDLKLNPADHIDRKKFRFMGDAAGFAYLSMEQAIEDAGLTEDMVSNDRTGLVAGSGGASSINQVAATDTLREKGVKRVGPYMVPRTMSSTVSACLATPFKIRGVNYTMSSACATSAHCIGHAVELIQLGKQDVVFAGGGEELDWSLTMMFDAMGALSTKYNDNPEKASRTYDADRDGFVISGGGGMMVIEELEHALARGAKIYGEIVGYGATSDGYDMVAPSGEGAIRCMKMAMQDVEQIDYINTHGTSTPVGDVKELGAIQEVFGNNSPAISATKAMTGHALGAAGVHEAIYSTIMLENNFVAPSINIENLDPAAEGLDIVSETREVELKTVMSNSFGFGGTNATLVIKKYEG
- the mnmC gene encoding bifunctional tRNA (5-methylaminomethyl-2-thiouridine)(34)-methyltransferase MnmD/FAD-dependent 5-carboxymethylaminomethyl-2-thiouridine(34) oxidoreductase MnmC, giving the protein MTQTRIEHAQIHWNDAGTPVSDNFDDVYFSNANGLEETRYVFLQQNQLPNRWDTFSHDRFVIAETGFGTGLNFLAVWQWFAQFRKENPEAQVNQLHFISFEKFPVSVSDLEKAHAAWPELADFAKALRKHYPAAVSGCHRLVLADGMITLDLWFGDIKDCMPQVWTSDDGIVDCWFLDGFAPSKNPEMWSQTLFDGMARLAKQECTVATFTAAGFVRRGLIDAGFEMKKAKGYGTKRDMIIGTMVERNQPLQQAPWYKRTAPQNSNDIAIIGGGVASATLALSLVRRGKSVTLYCEHDKPGFAASGNRQGAVYPLLNGSDDALSRFFAPAFLFSRQFIEQAAETVSFDHDLCGVTQLGWDEKSTDKLAKMLTGGFPESLIHGITKEDAESLTGIKTGHGGVTYPLGGWLCPQQLTQGLIANAEKTGLLTCHYNTEVTKVNHQNGAWTLTSNQGEFTHDTIVIANGHKFTQFEQTAPIPAYAVRGQVSHINTTPALKQLKTVLCYDGYLTPANPKNDTHCIGASYSRNDTSMAFSMDDQADNKQRLVDCIPAEWPKEIDTDHGGGRVGIRCASRDHLPYVGDVCDFEALKTVYGDLRDKKDSAEDVPVYPNLYSLLALGSRGLTSAPILGELLASQLCGDPLPMPVDVLNALHPGRMWVRKLLKGKAL